The Sulfurihydrogenibium azorense Az-Fu1 genome contains the following window.
AACTTACGCCAAATCACTATCAGAAAAAACAGGGCTACCCCTTACAGAAAAAGAGCTTTCAGACAAAAAACTACTAACAAAATGGATAAATAAAGCAAAAAAAGAAGCACTGAAAAATTATCAGTTGTCAGAAAAACAAAAAAATGTTTTAATAAAGTATGGAAGGGAAGATTTGATAGAAAAACCAGCAGAAGCTCTAAAGTTTATAGCAAGTAAGTTAAAAAGATTTAAGAAATAAAAAAGGGGCTGGGATAGCTCCCAGCCAGGTATGGAGGGGGAGGGAGGGGGATGCGAGATTAAGTAATTAAAATATATTATAATGCGAATATATTTAAAATGATAATCATCATATACGAGGTGAATGCATGATAGACAAAGACACAGTTGTAAAAGTTGCACAACTTTCTAAGTTGAAGTTAAACGAAAATGAGGTGAATTTATTTTCTAAACAGTTTAACGACATTATATCATTTGTAGAAAAGTTAAAAGAAGTTGACACGGAAGGTGTGCCACCATTTTACGAGCTAAACTTAGAAGAAGGCATTTACAGAGAAGATGAACCTCACCAGTCCATATCAAACGAAGAAGCTCTATCTAACGCACCACAAAAAGAAGGTGGATTTTTCATAGTCCCAAGAGTTGTAGGACAGTAAAAGGAGGTTTTTTAAATGACTGAAGAAAAAGATTTAGAAGCAAAGAAGAAAGCTTTAGAAAGTGCTATCTTACAGATAGAGAAAAGGTACGGGAAAGGGTCTTTAATGACACTATCTTCAGAAGGTGTAAAATCTGTTGAGGTAATACCATCTGGGTCTATATCACTGGATATAGCAACTGGTATAGGTGGAATACCAAAAGGTAGAGTGATTGAGATATACGGTCCTGAATCATCAGGGAAAACAACGTTAACTTTACACATAATAGCAGAAGCTCAGAAAAAAGGTGGTAAAGCAGTTTTCATAGATGCAGAACACGCCTTTGACCCTAAGTATGCAAAAGCAATCGGTGTAAATCTTGATGACTTAATCATCTCCCAACCAGATTACGGAGAACAAGCAATAGAGATAGCAGAGACATTAGTAAGAAGTAATGCTATTGATGTTATAGTCATAGACTCTGTGGCAGCTTTAGTTCCAAAGGCAGAGTTAGAGGGAGATATAGAAGACTCAAACGTAGGACTTCATGCAAGACTTATGTCTAAGGCAATGAGAGTGTTGAAAGGTGCAGTTAATAAAAGTAATACCGCCTTAATTCTTATAAACCAGATAAGAGAAAAAGTAGGAGTTATGTTTGGAAACCCAGAAACAACAACAGGTGGTAGAGCTATAAAGTTTTTTGCAGATATGAGAATGGAGGTAAGAAAGAGTGATTTAAAAACAGACGGAGAAAAGGTAGGAAGTAGAGTTAAAGTAAAAGTTGTAAAAAATAAACTTGCACCACCTTTTAAAGAAGCTGAGTTTGACGTTATATACGGAGAAGGCATATCAAAAGAAGGGGAGATATTGGACTTAGGAGAAGAGATTGGTGTTATAAAGAAAAGTGGATCTTGGTACTCTTACAAAGATGAAGACACAAAAGAAGAGATAAAACTTGGACAAGGTAGAGAAAAAGCAAGAGAGTTTTTAAAGCAAAACCCAGATGTTACCCAAAAAATAGAAAACCTCATAAAAGGGAGGTTATTAAATGGAACTTGATGCTGTTTTAACAGAAGCAGTAAAATCAGGAGCTTCTGACATACATCTAAAGATAGGTTCTAAACCTAAAATGAGAGTGAATACTATTTTAAGAGATATTCCCGGATTTGATACTATAACACCTCAAGATATGGTTGGTTTTGTTAATAAAATCCTTGAAAAGTCAGAAAACAAAAAAGCAGAACTTGTCAAAAGTGGTGAGGTTGATATATCTTACTCAATACACGGGTTAAGTAGATTCAGAGTTAACATATACAAGCAGAGGGGTACGTATGCAATAGCCCTAAGAGTACTTAAAACTGTTATACCTTCTCTTGAGTCTTTAATGCTTCCAGAAGTTATCAAAAAAATAGCAGAAGAGCCAAGAGGTTTAGTATTAGTTACAGGACCAACAGGTTCAGGTAAATCTACAACCCTTGCATCAATGCTTGATTATAGAAACGAAATTTTTGAAGAAACTATCATAACTATCGAAGATCCCATAGAATACATATTTAGAGATAAAAAAGCTTATATAGTTCAAAGAGAAGTTGATTTAGATACAAAGGATTTTTACACAGGATTAAGAGCTGCACTTCGTGAAGACCCTGATGTTATAATGGTTGGTGAGATGAGGGATTTGGAAACGATCCAAACTGCACTAAGGGCAGCTGAAACTGGACACTTTGTTTTATCAACACTTCATACACAAGACGCAAAAGACACAATCAGCAGGATAATAAACATGTTTCCCGCAGAAGAACAAAATCATCTTAGGATACTCCTTGCTGCTGTGCTAAAAGCCATCATATCCCAAAGACTTATACCAAGAAAAGACGGAAACGGGGTAGTGCCTGCTGTTGAGATACTAATAAACACAGGAGCAATAACAGATGCTATACAAAATCCAGATAAACTGTTTATGATTCAAGACTTAATGGAAAAAGGTAAAAAGCAGTACGGAATGCAAACTTTTGATCAGGCAGTTGTTGAGCTTTACGAAAAAGGTTTAATATCTTATGAAGATGCATTACTCTACGCTACAAACCCTTCAGATGTAGAATTAAAAATAAAAGGAATAACAACAGGAGAAGAAGAAACAGATTTTGGAACCTATGGATTCTAATGTCAAAAAATATGCTTACAAACTTTTATCAAGAAGAGACTACTTTAAAGAAGAGCTAAGAAACAAACTTTTGAGGAAAGGTTTCGAAGAGGAAAAAGTAGACGAAGTTATAAAACATTTAGAAAATCAAGGACTTTTAAACGATGAAAAACTGAAAGAAAGATACAAAGAGATTTACATAAACAAAGGTAAAAGTTTTGCAAAATTAAAAAACAGCCTTTTCAGAAAAGGCATTACAGAAATAGACCTTTCTGAAGAAGAAGAACTTAAGTCAGCTTTAAATCTTTTAAAAAAATCCTTTAAAAAAGAAAAAACTTTTGAGAATATGGTAAAATTTCTTAAGAACAGAGGATTTAGATACAGTGTTATTAAAAAAGCCATTGAAATAACCCTTAAAGAGGAAGAATGACTAAAATCCTACACTTAAAAGACCTTCCTATAACAGAGAGCACTGTTTGTACTGTAGGAAACTTTGACGGCTTACACTTAGGCCATAAAGAAATAATTAAAAAAGTAAAAGATATAGCAAAAAAAGAAAATTTAAAATCTTTAGTAATAACTTTCCATCCCCATCCAAGAAAAATACTAAATCCAAAAAAGTACAAATGTAGTATAGTAAACTTGGAAACGAAAATATACCTATTTAAAAAAGAAAACATAGATTATTTACTTATCGTAGAGTTTAATAAAGATTTTTACCAAAAGTCAGCATTTGAGTTTTTAAATTTTTTAAAAAATGCCCTTAAATGTAAAGTCTTGATAGTAGGAAAAGACTGGAAGTTTGGTTTCAAACAAGAGGGAGATATACAGTACGCAAAGAAGGTAGGAAGCTCCATTGGAATAAAAGTTATTCCGATTGAAGATATAAAATCAAACAGTAGTAGAATAAGTAGTAGTTTGATAAGAGAACTTTTATCAAAAGGAGAGTTAAAAAAAGTAGAAAAACTTCTTGGGAGAAGATACTTTTTAATAGAAAAGGTTGTTAAAGGAGATGGAAAAGGCAGAGAGATAGGATTTCCTACTATAAACCTTAAACCTGATGATGACCTATGTTTAAAAAAAGGAGTTTACGTAGGATACTTAGAAAAAGATGAAAAAGTATACAAAGCAGTTATAAATTACGGAAACAGACCAACCTTAGACGGAAAAAAAACCTTTATAGAAGTTCATCTTATAGAAGATAAAGTTGACCTAAAAACTGAAGAAGATTACGTAAAAGTTTACTTTATAGAGTATCTAAGAGAAGAAAAAAAATTTGAATCTGTAGAAGACTTAAAAAATCAGATAAAATTAGATATACAAAAAGCAAAAGAGGTTTTAGAAGTTGAAAAAGTGGTTTAGTATAATAATTTTACTCTTTTTATCACATTACTCATTTGCAAATCAGGTAAAACTTCCAGAAGTAGTATTCCCTATTGAGATAGTGTCCCAGATATTAGAAGAGAAAAAACCATTACCACCACCAAATAAGATAGAATTTCAACCACTTTACGATATCTTACAGATAAAACAGTATCTACCAATACAAAAACCTTACTCTGTAAAACTACCAGTCCTAACTATAGAAAAACCTACAGCATACTTAGGAATACCACCCTCTAACGCCCTACTTGCAGACAGTATAGACTACTTCCAAAGAGGAGACTTTATATTTGCCCAAGAAAACTTAAAAAAGTTTGTAGAAAAATACAAAGACCACAAATACCTATTTTACGCTTACTACTTACTTGGGTATATAAACTTTGAGTTTAAAAATTTTCAAGAGAGTATGGAAAATTTAGAAAAAAGTTGTACTTTAAACCCCCTTAAAGAAAACTGCCTATCTTACGCAATTACACTTATTATAAACAACAATTTAGACAAAGCAAAAGAAGTATTAGACAGCATAAACCAAGACCAAGATGTAAAATTTTATAAAATAGTGGTACAAACCCTAAAATCTAATCAACAAAACACACAAAAAATAAACTGTGATGATTTAGATGTAGGAAGTATTAGCTACTGTAAATACTTTTTAAAACATACTCTATTCTTAGTAGATAAGTATAAAGACTCTTTAGACTATACTTATAAAGGAGAAGACAAAAATCTTCAAAAAATCTCCACAATTTTAGATGGCTTTAACTACTACTTTTTAAAAGATTACACAAAAACAAAATACACCTTTGAAAAATTTTTAAGTAAAAACCTTTCTAACGATATTCTAACAAACTTAGCCTACTTTGGACTTGATTTAGTAGATACAAGCAAATCAAAAGATTACGCTCAAATTTTAGAGACGAGAGACACTTACCTAAGCTACTACCTTTATTTAAAGGTTATAAACAACTATGCATCGTCAAACAACTGGCTTGATACTTTCATACACATACAGAAAGTTTTAAACTTAACAGATAGAAATAAAGATAACTTAAGATTAGCATTGGCAGTAGCACTTTACAACATGAAAAATTACGAGTATGCCCTTAACATATTCAACGATTTAGCAAAAGAAAAAAATGATGAAGAAACATATTTTTACTGTGGACTTTCGGCTTATGCAGCAAAACTCTACAAAAAAGCCCAAGAATGTTTATTTAATATTATAGAAAGTAAGGATTTAGAAAGGAAAAAAACAGCTTTAACATACCTAGCAGAAATTTACTACATAACAGATGATGAAGAAAACTATATAAACATAGTCTCTTTACTTAAAGACATAGATGAAGACCTTGCATACAACTACCTTGGATGGTACTTCTTTAAAAATAAAGACTATCTAAACGCCTACAAATCCTTTAAAGACCCTTATATGAAAGCAGTCTCTTTATTTAACTACGGAGACGTTCAAAAAGCAAAAGAGTTGATCAATGGAAGAAATGACAGAAAATCTTTATTTCTGTCAGCTTACATAGATATAAAACAAGGAGATTTAGAATCTGCAAGGTCTAAACTAAAAGAGATAGCACAGCAGTACAACGATGAACTGGCAAAAAAAGCTATGTACCTTTACGCATACCTTTACTTCTCAGAAGGAAATTTCCAGCAAGCTATAAAAGAGTTTGAAAACTTTAGAAACACCTTTAAAGAAGATGATGTATACAACCAAAAAGCACTTTTAAGAATAGCAGACAGCTACTATAACTTGGGAGAAAAAGACCTTGCAAGAAGTATATACAAAGAGTTCATAGAAAAATATAAAGATAGAAAAGAAGCTGTAGATGCAGCTTACAACTTAGTTCTACTTGAAACAAAAGGAGAAAATCAAGAAAAGGATAAAATTATTGAAGACTTCATCTCTAAATATCCAGATTATCCACTTGTAAACACATTAAAACTTCAACTTGCATCTATCTACGAAGAAAAAGGAGAGATAGAAAAAGCCATTAAAATATACCAGCAACTGTCAAATTCTAACGATAAAGACTCTCTACTTGCCAAGTATAAGCTTGCTGAAATTTATGAAAAATCAGGTCAAAACGACAAAGCAAAAGAGATACTACTTAATATTATAAACTCACAAGACCAAGATATAAGATTTAAAAGCAGTCTACTTTTAGCTCAGATATACGAAAAAGAATCAAACCTTGACCAAGCAATACAAATTTATCAAAGTATATCAGACAACGATGACGTTAAATTTAAACTTTCTACAGTCCTTATTCAAGCAGGAAGGTACAACGAAGCCCTTAATTACCTAAAAGAACTTTTAGACAAGTACCCAGAAAAGTCTACTGAAATATCTTTTTATATAGGTAAGATAAAGTTTCTACAAGGATTAAACGACGAAGCTTTAAACTACTTAGAAGTATCAATAAAGTCTCAAAACTACACAGTTGCATCAGAAAGCTACTTTCTAATTGGAGAGATATACAACAGTAAGAAAGATTTAAATAAAGCTTTAAACGTATACTTAAACGCTATATACACAAACCCCCAACTAAACAATACAACAGCCCAAGCAAGATTAAAAGCAGCTGACATTTTAATAAAAGCAGAAAAAAGGAAAGAAGCATCTTGCCTACTTACACCACTACTGGATTATAATAATGAAGATATAAAAGCAACTGTAAAAGAAAAACTAAAGAATTTACCAAAGTGTTTAAGGTAGGAAGATGAAAAGGGAAGATATGGTAGTAGCAGGAAAATTACATTCAACTCATGGAGTAAAAGGAAATCTAAAGTTAGAGCTTTTTCACGAAAAAATAAGACTCCCAAACATAGTTTATGTAGAAGACGAAGAAACAAAAAAGTTAGTTCCATTAGAGATAGAATTTATAGACAGAGTAAAAAAACTTATAAAGTTTAAAGGATACGATACCCCAGAAAAAGCAAAAGAGATATCCCAAAAACTTATATACATACCCCAAGAGAACCTGCCAAAGCTAAATAAAGATGAGTACTACATATTCCAGATAGAAGGTTGTGAGATTGTATTTAAAGACAAAATAGTTGGGAAAGTTGAAAAAGTCGATGACAGACTTCCACAAGTCTATCTAATTATAAAATGTAAAGACGATAAAATTAGGTATTTACCTTTTATAAACCAGTTTGTAAAAACCGTTGATGTTGAAAACAAAAAGATAATCATAACACCTCCTGAAGGATGGTTTAGCCTGTAGATGAAAATACTACACAGGTACATCCTAAAAAACTTTTTTAAAAA
Protein-coding sequences here:
- the gatC gene encoding Asp-tRNA(Asn)/Glu-tRNA(Gln) amidotransferase subunit GatC codes for the protein MIDKDTVVKVAQLSKLKLNENEVNLFSKQFNDIISFVEKLKEVDTEGVPPFYELNLEEGIYREDEPHQSISNEEALSNAPQKEGGFFIVPRVVGQ
- the recA gene encoding recombinase RecA gives rise to the protein MTEEKDLEAKKKALESAILQIEKRYGKGSLMTLSSEGVKSVEVIPSGSISLDIATGIGGIPKGRVIEIYGPESSGKTTLTLHIIAEAQKKGGKAVFIDAEHAFDPKYAKAIGVNLDDLIISQPDYGEQAIEIAETLVRSNAIDVIVIDSVAALVPKAELEGDIEDSNVGLHARLMSKAMRVLKGAVNKSNTALILINQIREKVGVMFGNPETTTGGRAIKFFADMRMEVRKSDLKTDGEKVGSRVKVKVVKNKLAPPFKEAEFDVIYGEGISKEGEILDLGEEIGVIKKSGSWYSYKDEDTKEEIKLGQGREKAREFLKQNPDVTQKIENLIKGRLLNGT
- a CDS encoding type IV pilus twitching motility protein PilT — protein: MELDAVLTEAVKSGASDIHLKIGSKPKMRVNTILRDIPGFDTITPQDMVGFVNKILEKSENKKAELVKSGEVDISYSIHGLSRFRVNIYKQRGTYAIALRVLKTVIPSLESLMLPEVIKKIAEEPRGLVLVTGPTGSGKSTTLASMLDYRNEIFEETIITIEDPIEYIFRDKKAYIVQREVDLDTKDFYTGLRAALREDPDVIMVGEMRDLETIQTALRAAETGHFVLSTLHTQDAKDTISRIINMFPAEEQNHLRILLAAVLKAIISQRLIPRKDGNGVVPAVEILINTGAITDAIQNPDKLFMIQDLMEKGKKQYGMQTFDQAVVELYEKGLISYEDALLYATNPSDVELKIKGITTGEEETDFGTYGF
- a CDS encoding regulatory protein RecX, with amino-acid sequence MDSNVKKYAYKLLSRRDYFKEELRNKLLRKGFEEEKVDEVIKHLENQGLLNDEKLKERYKEIYINKGKSFAKLKNSLFRKGITEIDLSEEEELKSALNLLKKSFKKEKTFENMVKFLKNRGFRYSVIKKAIEITLKEEE
- a CDS encoding bifunctional riboflavin kinase/FAD synthetase; protein product: MTKILHLKDLPITESTVCTVGNFDGLHLGHKEIIKKVKDIAKKENLKSLVITFHPHPRKILNPKKYKCSIVNLETKIYLFKKENIDYLLIVEFNKDFYQKSAFEFLNFLKNALKCKVLIVGKDWKFGFKQEGDIQYAKKVGSSIGIKVIPIEDIKSNSSRISSSLIRELLSKGELKKVEKLLGRRYFLIEKVVKGDGKGREIGFPTINLKPDDDLCLKKGVYVGYLEKDEKVYKAVINYGNRPTLDGKKTFIEVHLIEDKVDLKTEEDYVKVYFIEYLREEKKFESVEDLKNQIKLDIQKAKEVLEVEKVV
- a CDS encoding tetratricopeptide repeat protein, which gives rise to MKKWFSIIILLFLSHYSFANQVKLPEVVFPIEIVSQILEEKKPLPPPNKIEFQPLYDILQIKQYLPIQKPYSVKLPVLTIEKPTAYLGIPPSNALLADSIDYFQRGDFIFAQENLKKFVEKYKDHKYLFYAYYLLGYINFEFKNFQESMENLEKSCTLNPLKENCLSYAITLIINNNLDKAKEVLDSINQDQDVKFYKIVVQTLKSNQQNTQKINCDDLDVGSISYCKYFLKHTLFLVDKYKDSLDYTYKGEDKNLQKISTILDGFNYYFLKDYTKTKYTFEKFLSKNLSNDILTNLAYFGLDLVDTSKSKDYAQILETRDTYLSYYLYLKVINNYASSNNWLDTFIHIQKVLNLTDRNKDNLRLALAVALYNMKNYEYALNIFNDLAKEKNDEETYFYCGLSAYAAKLYKKAQECLFNIIESKDLERKKTALTYLAEIYYITDDEENYINIVSLLKDIDEDLAYNYLGWYFFKNKDYLNAYKSFKDPYMKAVSLFNYGDVQKAKELINGRNDRKSLFLSAYIDIKQGDLESARSKLKEIAQQYNDELAKKAMYLYAYLYFSEGNFQQAIKEFENFRNTFKEDDVYNQKALLRIADSYYNLGEKDLARSIYKEFIEKYKDRKEAVDAAYNLVLLETKGENQEKDKIIEDFISKYPDYPLVNTLKLQLASIYEEKGEIEKAIKIYQQLSNSNDKDSLLAKYKLAEIYEKSGQNDKAKEILLNIINSQDQDIRFKSSLLLAQIYEKESNLDQAIQIYQSISDNDDVKFKLSTVLIQAGRYNEALNYLKELLDKYPEKSTEISFYIGKIKFLQGLNDEALNYLEVSIKSQNYTVASESYFLIGEIYNSKKDLNKALNVYLNAIYTNPQLNNTTAQARLKAADILIKAEKRKEASCLLTPLLDYNNEDIKATVKEKLKNLPKCLR
- the rimM gene encoding ribosome maturation factor RimM (Essential for efficient processing of 16S rRNA) — translated: MKREDMVVAGKLHSTHGVKGNLKLELFHEKIRLPNIVYVEDEETKKLVPLEIEFIDRVKKLIKFKGYDTPEKAKEISQKLIYIPQENLPKLNKDEYYIFQIEGCEIVFKDKIVGKVEKVDDRLPQVYLIIKCKDDKIRYLPFINQFVKTVDVENKKIIITPPEGWFSL